The Polyangium aurulentum genomic interval ATCCCGACCGGGCGAACGTTTTCGACGCTGGCGGAGGCGCTGCGGCGCTGTATGCGGTCGGTGGAGGTGCGGGGGCAATCACGGTGACCGGCCTGGGAGCCGTTCACGTCGGCGCGAGGGTTGGCCCATGGGCGGGGGGCAATGCCCGGAGGGCCATTCCGGTCGCGGCTGCGACGGCGAATCCCATGACGAGGCCCGAGGCGCCGCCCACTGCCGCGGCGGCGGCCACGTTGCCGAGATCCAGCCCGCCGGCGAGATAGGTGAACGGCAGCCCGATCGCCCAGCCGGCGGCATTGCCAGCCACCCACACGAGCAGCGCGTTCTTTACGTGCCGGCGGAGCACGAGTCCCTGCGCCAGCCCGAAAAGCGCGCCTGCCGCCGCGCCGAAGATGGCTGCAAAGACGAGCACGAGGGCCATGGGCGGCTCGACCGGGGCCGGGGCTCCCGCGGCGGCATCGCCGACGAAGAACAGCGGAATGGACATTCCCGCAGCCCAGCCGAGCGCGGCCACGAGGACCGTCGCGCCCACCCAGCCCGCGCCGCCGAGCGCCGGATAACGTCGGCGCAAGACGAGCCATTGTAGTGTGCCCGTGATGGCGCCCTCGAGGATTCCGGCGCCAATCATTCCGAAGAGCACGGCGAGCTTTTCCGCGAGCGTGACGGGCTCGCCGGCGCGCGCGCTCATCCACATGCCCGCCGCCGCCACGGCGAGCCCGAGGAGCTCACCAAAACCACACGCGAAGAGCCAGCGGAGGAAGAAGGCGCGATCGGACCGCATGGGGATCTCGCGCTGCAACGGCTGTGCCTGCCTGCGGAAATGCCGAGTTTCTCGGCGGGTGGCATCGCTTCGTGCGCCCGGCTCGCACCCGTTGCGGGTGCCACGCAGGTCTTGCGTCCTGGCGCGCTGCCTCTGGGGACTTCGCGTCCGCTCCCGCTCTTCTTGCAGCCGCCCCTCCTTCCCCGTTACCCTGACCACGCCTTGGCGGATCTAGGCTCCCGTTCGACCCCGCAGGATCGGACCTCCTCCGTGGAGCGCGTCGAGCGCGCCGAGGAGCTCGACGGCGTCGGTGCGCTCGGCGGCCTCGGCATCGCTTCGCCGCGCCCGAGCAACCCGGCGCGCGGGCTCGCGGCCGTCGATGCGCTCGTCTGCGTTCATGGCACCAGCGGGTTCGTCGTTCTGCACGGCCCGCGCGCGACCCTCGAAGCCGTCGGTTGCCATGCGGCGAGGCGCGCGCAGGCCATCGGACGTCCCGTCGTTCGTGTCGCCGCCGTCTCCTCCGATGAGCCCTGGCGTGAGCTCGCGGCGCACCTCGGGGTGAGCTCCGCGGTCGAGCCTTCCGCGCTCGCGGAGCGCATCGTCACGGCCGCGCAGGGCGCGGTCTTGCTCGTCGCCGAGGGCGTGCCCACGAACTGGGGGCAGGTCGTCGCGGCCGAGATCGCGCGCCTTCTCGGCATCCCTCAACCAGGCCCCGCGCCGCTCGTGCTCGTGCTGCGCGGGGGCGCGTCCGCGCAGGTCGGGGCCCGCGTCATCGATGTCGATCCGCTCGCATCCCCCGAGGATCTTCGGCTGTGGTGGGAGGCCATCGCGCAGGCGGCGGAGCGGCGGCTCGGCGCGGAGGTCGACAGGCTCGAGGCCCTCGAGCGCTGGTGGTCGGCGGCGCGCAGGGTTCCCCTCGATGGACGCACCGAGCCCGTCTCGCTCGACGCCGAGGAGCGGAGGATCGCTTCGCGCCTCGCGCTCGCGCAGCGGAGCTGGCCTCACGCGGAGATCGGGCGCCTCGGCGCGCCAGCGCTGGCCGAGAGGCTCGTCGCGCGGGGCGCGATCGTCGCGGATGCGCAGGGCATGTTGCAGCTCTCCGGCGCGATGCCGCTCGATGTCGGCGGCGAGCGCGAGGACGCTTCGGCCGTCGCGGCGGCGCTCGAGTCGGCGTTCCCCATCGATCCATGGGCCGCGGCGCGCGCGAGCGAGTTGCACGCGCGCGCAGGCCGCGCTGATCTCGCAGAGGCTGCGGCCGTGCGCGCACTCGCGACGGCGGCCGATCCGGCCGCGCGCGCGGACTTCTGGAGGCGCTGGGAGGCCACGCTCGAGGCCCTGCCCGCGGAGGGCGCCACCGCGAGGCTGCTTCGATCGGCCGAGCTTGCGCTGCGCGTCGGCGATCCGGAGCGCTCGACGGCCTTCGCGCGCGCGGCGGCGGCGCGGGAGCCCGATGCGGCAGAGGTCATGCTCGCCCTCGGCAAGGCGCTCGGCGCGAACGGAGACGTCTCCGGATCGACGGCGGTGCTCGAGCGCGCGCTCGGTCGCGCCCCGGATCGCGCGTGGGGCGCCCGCGCGGCGGCGATGCTCGCGGAGACGCGGTACATGGCGGCGGACCTCGCGGCGGCGCGCAGGTGGGCCGAGACGGCGCTCGCGCAGGCCGGGGAGCTCGCGACGAGGCTCGATGCGCGCAACGTGCTCGGCAAGCTCCTGCTCGCGAGCGCGGCGTGGAGCGAGGCAGAGGCGCACTTCGCGGCCGACGCGTGGGAGGCGGCGTGCGGCGGCGAGCCCGTGGCCGAGCTGCGCGCGCAGCTGAACCGTGCGATCGCGCTCCTGTCGGCGAGCCGGCTCGAAGAGGCGCGCTCGATGCTGGTCTCGGTGCTCGAGGAGGGCACGACCCGCGGCGAGCTGCGCGCCTCGGGCCTCGCGCTCGCGAACCTCGCGACGATCGCGATCCTCCGGCACGACTACCCCGAGGCGTTCGAGCTGTCCGAGCGCGCGATCGACGTCTTCCGGCGGCTGCGCGAGCGGCTCTACCTGCCCACGGTGATCAGGAACCTCGCCGAGCTGCGGCTCGAGCTCGGGCTCCTCGCCGAGGCCGAGCAGACGCTCGCCTTCGGACGCAAGGCGTGCGGGCCCGCGATGCCGGCGGCGCCGCACTTCTCGCTCGTCGCGGCGCGCATCCACTTCGCGCGCGGCCGCACCCGCGAGGCGCAGGCCGAGCTCGCCTCCGCCACGGCCGGCGCCGCCGCTTCGAACAACGGCGGCAAGCTCTGCGAGTGTTACTGCGTCGCGGCCCGGATCGCGCTCGAAGACGGGCACGTCGCGCGCGCGGCACAGGCGATCGCCAAGGCGCGCGAGCACGCGAGCTCGCCTCGGGCGCGGGCCGAGGTGGCCGTCCTCGAAGGCAGGCGCGCGCGGGCCGCGGGCGAGCCGTGGGAAGACGTGGCGCGCGAGGCGCTCGATCTCGCGCGTGAGGCCGAGGGGCCCGAGCTAGAGCGCGAGGCGCGTGTCCTGCTCTTCCACGCCCACGCCATGGCGGGCGACGTGCGCGCGGCCGAGGCGCAGCTCGCGGCGGCGATCGCGCTGCGCAACCGCGTCGCCGAGGCGCTGCCGCCCGAGATCAAGCCTCGCTACCTCGCTCGCCCCGAGCTGTCCGAGCTTCTGGCCCTCGAGGCGCGCGCGCAACGGCCGGTCCAGGACGCCCCGCGCGGCTGCGAGCGCTGCGGCGATGCGTCCTGCCCCGGCTGCTCCGCGCCCACGCTGCGCCCGCCTCCGACGCGGTCGGCGTTGCCTGCGCTCGAGCGCATGGTCGGGCGCGAGCCGAGCGTCGTGTCGCTCGTCTCCGCGATCCGCAAGGTCGCCGCGAGCGACGCCACGGTGCTCATCCTCGGCGAGAGCGGCTCGGGCAAGGAGCTCGTCGCCGACGCGATCCACGAGCTTTCCCCGCGGCGCGCGGGCCCGCTCGTCAAGGTCAACTGCTCGGCGCTCGTCGAGACGCTCCTGCTCTCGGAGCTGTTCGGGCACGAGAAGGGCGCGTTCACGGGGGCCATGGCGCGGCGCCGCGGCCGCTTCGAGCTCGCCGAGGGAGGCACGATCTTCCTCGACGAGATCGGCGACATCTCCGCGCGCACCCAGGTTGCGCTCCTGCGCGTGCTCGAGGACCGCAGCTTCGAGCGCGTCGGCGGGGTCGTCCCCATGCGCGCCAACGTCCGCATCGTGTGCGCGACGCACCGCGATCTGCGCGCGATGGTGGCGCGCGGCGAGTTCCGCGAGGATCTCTACTACCGGCTCCGGCAGGTGGTGCTCGAGGTCCCGTCCTTGCGCCAGCGCCTCGGGGATCTGTCGCTCATCGCCTCCACCATCCTCGCCCGCATCGCGCACGAGCGCGGCGGCGCCCCCAAGCGCCTCTCCGCGCGCGCCCTCGCGGCCCTCTCGCGGCACGTCTGGCCTGGCAACGTGCGCGAGCTCGAGAACGCGCTGCGCGCCGCGGCCCTCTTCGCCGAGGGCGACGAGATCGATCTCGACGACTTCACCACGAACGTCGACGGCCTGCGCTCGATCGGCGCCGCGCCCGTCTCCGAGCCGCCGGTCGCGCCCGTCTCGATGTCGGAGGGGCCGCTCTCGGGCGATGCGGAGGACGCGTCTGCGCCCGTCGAGGTCACCTACGCCCACGTGCGCTCGGGCGTGAGCTTGAGCGACATGAAGCGTCGCATCGAGCGCGAGTGCATCGCGCGCGCGCTCGAGGAGAGCGGCGGCAACATCACCCGGGCTGCGGCCCTCCTGGGGATGAAGCGTCCCCGGCTGTCGCAGCTCGTGAAGCAGTACGGACTCGGGAGCACTTCGGAGGACGGATCATGAATGGCTGGCGAAGAGCGTCGCTGCTCGGGGGCATGCTGGCAGGGCTCGTGGTGGCGTCGGGCGGGTGCAGCGTCGCGACGTCGGAGACCGCGGACGAACGCT includes:
- a CDS encoding sigma 54-interacting transcriptional regulator, with product MERVERAEELDGVGALGGLGIASPRPSNPARGLAAVDALVCVHGTSGFVVLHGPRATLEAVGCHAARRAQAIGRPVVRVAAVSSDEPWRELAAHLGVSSAVEPSALAERIVTAAQGAVLLVAEGVPTNWGQVVAAEIARLLGIPQPGPAPLVLVLRGGASAQVGARVIDVDPLASPEDLRLWWEAIAQAAERRLGAEVDRLEALERWWSAARRVPLDGRTEPVSLDAEERRIASRLALAQRSWPHAEIGRLGAPALAERLVARGAIVADAQGMLQLSGAMPLDVGGEREDASAVAAALESAFPIDPWAAARASELHARAGRADLAEAAAVRALATAADPAARADFWRRWEATLEALPAEGATARLLRSAELALRVGDPERSTAFARAAAAREPDAAEVMLALGKALGANGDVSGSTAVLERALGRAPDRAWGARAAAMLAETRYMAADLAAARRWAETALAQAGELATRLDARNVLGKLLLASAAWSEAEAHFAADAWEAACGGEPVAELRAQLNRAIALLSASRLEEARSMLVSVLEEGTTRGELRASGLALANLATIAILRHDYPEAFELSERAIDVFRRLRERLYLPTVIRNLAELRLELGLLAEAEQTLAFGRKACGPAMPAAPHFSLVAARIHFARGRTREAQAELASATAGAAASNNGGKLCECYCVAARIALEDGHVARAAQAIAKAREHASSPRARAEVAVLEGRRARAAGEPWEDVAREALDLAREAEGPELEREARVLLFHAHAMAGDVRAAEAQLAAAIALRNRVAEALPPEIKPRYLARPELSELLALEARAQRPVQDAPRGCERCGDASCPGCSAPTLRPPPTRSALPALERMVGREPSVVSLVSAIRKVAASDATVLILGESGSGKELVADAIHELSPRRAGPLVKVNCSALVETLLLSELFGHEKGAFTGAMARRRGRFELAEGGTIFLDEIGDISARTQVALLRVLEDRSFERVGGVVPMRANVRIVCATHRDLRAMVARGEFREDLYYRLRQVVLEVPSLRQRLGDLSLIASTILARIAHERGGAPKRLSARALAALSRHVWPGNVRELENALRAAALFAEGDEIDLDDFTTNVDGLRSIGAAPVSEPPVAPVSMSEGPLSGDAEDASAPVEVTYAHVRSGVSLSDMKRRIERECIARALEESGGNITRAAALLGMKRPRLSQLVKQYGLGSTSEDGS